The genomic stretch GAGGGGTCTGTGCACCCcaacgatggatggatggctttgTGTTAGCACCTGGATTTGTGCAAATCATCCCCTAATTCATAGTTAATTGAAAGAACGAATTCTTCTCACACTCTGACAGGAGATgcatatatggcaaacattcatatatatatttatatataattatacatATATTTCGTTTTTAGAAAAATTATATGAAAACTATATGTACATGGCTcgtgaataataaaaaaaagcaattttctTTGTTTCTATTTACAGATGGGAGCTTGGGGCGGAAAAACACAATTTTGTCCAGATTTGTTCCAAAACAAGCAGAGAGAAGGGAGGAGGGCAGAAGTGGGCTTTGGAAACGGCGTAGAAGGAGGAGGATGAACAGGAGAAGGAGGCGAGGAGGAACAGGAGGAGGAGAAAACCCTTGCTGAAGACCAGAAACAGGACAATCCCTACTTTCAGAATTCAGAAGGACCGGGGGGAGCCCTGCAGACCTACCTGGCTTGgtaacaccccacccccccaatctgATTGCCGATCATCTTTCTCGGGTACATCCAAAACTGAATTCACTGACGGGATGGAGGGCTGGGGGTGCGTTATGATGGAGTAGGTGTCCAGGGCCCCCTGTAGGGGTGTGTGCTTTTTCAGACGGAAGACCATGTTTCATGACAGAGGAAAGTGTGACAGAAACCTTGGAGCTGGGGGGGAGGTTGTGGGTGTCAGGAAGGATCACATCAGGAAAGTTCATTTGACACAATGTAGCTTTATGTAACACCGTGTATCATAGGGTTAGGGAATCTATAACAAAacggtatatattatatatcttTATATATCTTTATATATACCAGCTTTTTATTGTCAAACCTCCATCTTTTGAATGGAGACATTAAAATCTTCCTTATTTAAAGTTTTAATCTAAATACACAAATCATATCTATGCAATATTTCTTTTTGAAAATAACACCTTGATTATGAAAAAGCCAATATTGTTGTTAAAACATTCTCCTAATATAATCCCACAGTCAGTAAAAGAATCTGAAAATATCACACCTTCCATTGCGACTGTTTGCCCCATAATGACCGTCCCGTACTGGATGAATATAACTGCTCTATTAAAATTCCAAATGTGAGaggcatgacccccccccccccccctcagatgaAGGTCTGTTGCCAGGACTCTGCTTTTCATTACTgatcattaaaaatatttggAAAGGCAACGGAACTTTCCTTCTGGAAGCTTTTCCAAGGTGACACCGTTTCACCTGGAAAACTAGAGGCTGTTAAGATAGTGGGCGGGGACAGGATGCTTGGGGTGGGGCTGGGGTTTGCAAAAATGGGCGGGGACAGGATGCTTGGGGCGGGGCTGGGGTTTGCAGAAAGGGGCGGGGCTTTGACGCCAAGCGTGCACAAATGGGACCTTCCTTCTGGAATTCATGCAACTTTCTTCCTGGAGAAGCAAGATGTCACTCCAGGCCGACTGGCTGAGTGCGAGGGCAGGGGGCGGGTCTTTTACCTTCcttacagtgcagcgcagggaCTGTATATATATCATTTCAATTGATAATAGAAACAGAACGCTAAAGGCTTGAAGGGAAAAGAAAGGCGGAGCCCAAGAGGAACGGCGGTGGCAGGGGTCAGCTCTCCAGCAGCTGCTTGAGAGCGCGCTCGATGTTCATGCGGTGGCCCACCCGCGTGACGCCCAGCTCGGCAAAGTCGTCCTTGGTCAGGGCCGGCAGGTGCGAGCCCTCGATCTCGTGCTCCTGGAAGCGGTCGCGGTGCTCGCCCAGGTTGATGCTCTCCAGCCAGTCACCCACATCGTACTTATTCCATAGATGCAGGGGCTTCTGGTGGAAGGGCCTGAGAGCGAGCAGGGGGGAGGCCAGCGTGGGCGAGGGCGAAGGCGAGGGCGAGCGGCTGCGGGCGCTCCGCGTCACAAAGCGCACCTCCTTGGGCTCATGCGGGATGCTCAGACTGGATGACTTGAGGATGGTGGGTGGGGTCGTGGGGGATGTAGCCAAGCCGTAGCTCCGCCCCAGCCCTAGAGGGTCTGTCCTATCAGGGGAGGAGGAGCCTCTGCCCGGGCTGGGAGTCCGACGGGTAATAGGGTACCGGGTGCCGGGTCGGATGGTGTAGGTAGTGCCGTAGCTCCTCTGAGAGATGGTGTGCAGCTCTCCTAAACTACTGAATAGTCTGGGGGTGGGGagacagagatggggggggaggggggttagccacagacctgggggtggggctcagaGGTCAATGAGCACTTAGCTGTGAAGTGCCATGTGATCTCTGGAGACCTCACTGCAAGCCCATTACAGACACAGGTAATGGACACTGCTGTAAACTGGTTAGTTATGGTAAGTCactaggggtgggggggaagtcactaggggtgggggggagccAGACAAGTCCGAAGACCAAGAAGAAACTGAAAAGCAAAAGAACAAACTGTTCTTCTCTGGAAACTCTCCCAGAAAACTCGCACCACATAATTATTCCTTAATTGGCGTTTTGGGGAGACCACCTACAGCGTCAGATAAACTAATACGACAAATGATGAAAGGCCCTATTTTTATCAAGGCAGTGAATTAGAAAACAATTTTGCTGTCTGTTTTATCTTCACGGCAGCCAGTTGAGGCACAGATGTCCCACAGACCCTACAGCAGCTGAGTGACCCCCCCTCGCCTGCGCCTCTGGCTCTTTTTCACCCTCATCTACTGACCTGCGATAACAGGATCTCTGTCGGCCCAAGTTCTGCACGTAAATCAACTGTTTCAGTCTAACCTTTATTGGATTGACTCTGGTTACTAGATCTACTTACCGAGTTTAAGCTTAACTAACTGCTTGCCAACACCATTAATTCGTCCTGATACACTGTGTTAGTTACCTGATGAAAAAGTTCTTTTGCACCTTGAGGTCTGATGAGCAGGACAATCCACAAGGATCAGAACAATCCATCTACACACCACTGCTGACCACTGAAGGATGTTCAGCCGCAAACTAGCGCACATGAGCTTCACCGGTCATAAAAAGACACCATGTCTTCTGTGGTACAGGTGACCTGACAAGCAGGAGCTGAAAAGCTTCCCAATTCCAATCACTCTCAGACTACTATCTTTGGGCAGTGTGGTTCAGCCAGGTAGTCAGGCCATTTTTCAAGTATCACTGACAAAGTTGCTTCTACTATCCCCTGGTTACTCTCCCCTTGTCTGGGATGCTGGAAAAAGCAAAGCTGCTCCCTGAATCCCGAGGGATGGACATAGAATCCGAACGGTCAGGGCCTGGACCACAAGAGTGAACCAGTAGAAGAACAAGGGGCGACAGCAGCAATTGGAAAGAGATGAAGTCGAGAGAGGTGTACACCGGGAGGATCCGGGGTGGAATCTTACTGCAGTAAGGGCAGATCCAGAGAGCAGGAAGCAAATGTGAGTGAGTGGGGCTGGATGGTGAATGTGGGCAGCAGCAGAGGAAATGAGAGACAATGACAGCGTCAGTCACGGCCTAGAGAGAGAGGCACAGGACTGATATTCTGCCAGGGCAAGTGTTCCCAGTCAGGCCCCATGCCCAGCCGAGCGGGCCATCCTCCGCGGGAGGCAGCCCCCGTTCATGAGCAAAGGCCTGCTGTGTTTGAAGCTTCACTAATCAAAGGCATTTGACTGAAGGTTCATGAATCTACAGACTAATCTGTGCCACTGAGTTTTTTCAATGTGTCGTAAAGCATCGGGGAACTGGTTTATCTCTGGAAAAATGCCCTGGAAAAATACATCCATAAGCAAAGTCAAACCTGTGAGGGCAGTTTAGTTACATGTTAGTGTGTAACATTTATGCAACTTTACCGAAGGATATAAGCAAGCCATCCCATGCATATAAGGGTCAGCGAGCTGTAAGGTTGTCTAAGCTAACGCTACACTCGCCGGTCCCGTGCCACCAATGGCTATTACCGACACATCCCCGTGATGCGTGGTTGGTGCTGCTCGGTGAATTACGTCTTCTGCCACCTTGTCAGCCGCTTTCacgtctgtgcctgtctgcacCTCCTTATCAGTCACCTTCacgtctgtgcctgtctgcacCTCCTTATCAGTCGCCTTCacgtctgtgcctgtctgcacCTCCTTATCAGTCGCCTTCacgtctgtgcctgtctgcacCTCCTTATCAGTCGCCTTCACGTCTGTGCCAGTCTGCACCTCCTTATCAGTCGCCTTCacgtctgtgcctgtctgcacCTCCTTATCAGTCGCCTTCacgtctgtgcctgtctgcacCTCCTTATCAGTCGCCTTCACATCTGTGCCTGTCTGCACCTCCTTATCAGTCGCCTTCacatctgtgcctgtctgtaccTCCTCATCAGTCGCCTTCATGTTCGTGCCTGCCCACACCTCCTCATAAAGCCGCCCTCacgtctgtgcctgtctgcacCTCCTTATCAGTCGCCTTcatgtctgtgcctgtctgcacCTCCTTATCAGTCGCCTTcatgtctgtgcctgtctgcacCTCCTTATCAGTCGCCTTCacgtctgtgcctgtctgcacCTCCTTATCAATAGCCTTCacgtctgtgcctgtctgcacCTCCTTATCAGTCGCCTTcacatctgtgtctgtctgtacctCCTCATCAGTCGCCTTCATGTTCGTGCCTGCCCACACCTCCTCATAAAGCCGCCCTCACGTCTGTGCTTGTCTGTACCTCCTTATCAGTCGCCTTcatgtctgtgcctgtctgcacCTCCTTATCAGTCGCCTTCATGTTCATGCCCGCCCGCACCTCCCCATAAATCCCACACCTCCTCTGTTGCCCCATCAACCACTTTCATGTCCGTGCCCACCCATGCCTCCTCTGCCGCCTCCATAAACCACCTTCATGTCTGGCCACACCTCCTTTACCATCCCATCAGCCGCCTTCATATCCCACTGAAGTCTGCATGGGTGGACAAGGACATGGGCTCACCCAGCAGTGATTAAGCCTAACCAAGCAGCTGACACcagagagagaggaggcagGGGCGGTGCATGCAGGGTGAGACCTCATCTAACTTTGGGGGTGTCAGCACACAGACATGGGGGGTGTCTATGCTCATGTGGTCGTGGCTCTTCATTAACCTAACTGCTAAAACGTGTCAAAACGCGTCTCTGATGGGCTGAAAAAAGGCAAACGGACCTGCTATGATGCTGATGTCTATGAATCGCTCTCAGTCTCGCGGTGCCTCTGCACTGAGTTTGATGTGTGAAAGCTGTGTTCCTGTGTTCAGTGTCaattttttgtgcttttttttgtcTGCAGTACATTTAGTGACACAGTAATCATGCCCCCTAAGAAAGTGAGCGGTGATAAcagcaaaccaaagaggaaagtAGTGAGAGTAACTGCATatattaaaaaggaaattatagcAAGACTTGAAGTTGGTGCACGTGTGTCTGCTCTCTCTTCGGAGTGCGGTATTGTCATTCGTTTTGTGTTTACTGGTTTTGTATGTGTGATTTTCACGTGTTTTCCTTGTATATTGattgttaatgttttttttacctttagTTAGGTGGGTAGATAAGTTTAAATAGGCAAACATTTGGGGGTCTGGAActgattaaattaatttattttttacatttatttcttatggggaaattcgACTTGAAACTTCACCAACTCGACCAGCTTCCAAAGTGCTGCTGTAAAATATGAAgtataaaatccatccatcttccaactactTATCCTGAAGAGGGTCTCGGCATGGGGAACAAGGTAGGGCTAGACCCCAGGTGGCATGAAGTGTAAAATATAATCTGGCAAATGATGAAAGATAGTACAGTACAACAGTAAGAGGAACAGCTTCGCCTTGGCAACTGGAACAAAGCATTAATGTGAGAGAGGATGCAGACATGATGCCACGGGGCTGGACAGGCCGCATGGTTAAAGGAAAAGCGAGTTACTGATTAACGGGGATTAGTCAACaaggttattaaaaaaaaaagagtttgtgTTTACCCTAGGCACTAAAAAGCTACGTGCTACGTTCTTCGTTTTTCTTGCCACATCTGTAAGAACACAAAGGACTTCATTGCATTTTCAGGAACACATGGAGAAAACATTGCTACCTGAATCTGCCTAAAATGCAGACAAGTGCCAGTGATGAGCTCAGTAGAGCACCTCTCAGAATGGCGGTGCATAACCCCGAGCCCCCCTCCCTCTTGAACTGAGGGATTTTAGGGCccttttccaccacaccaggtacCATCATTTTGTTACGGTACTTTAGGTATTTTccgttttccattgacttccagtcGAGTACCAGTATCAAAAATTCCAGTAACTGAAGTGCCAGACCAACTGGGGTACTTTTTTGTTACTtcagtactttggggtgggacttgcaaATGTGTTCATTTTTGATTAGTTATGCAAATCTGAAACACAAGACGACcgattttttttccacaattttTCACAAACATCTATGAGTGAAactgcaaggatgaaaatgaatgaatgacaaaGTTCATGCGTagttcatgcaaaagcagcactgggaaacttaaactgattttttaaaacataTACTACATAATATTTTGTTACAATATCTGGCCAGTATAGAGGTATGAAAAAGCGTGATCTCAACCCAGCTGACAGTTGCAGTCCTTGTAATGTGAGAATTGCATGCACATGACATGCGAGGTTGGTATTCATTTTGCACAACACTCAGCCCTAGGTTTCCTGCCTcatgttgtgatgtcattcaacACTGGTACCAGTTTTTCCCGCCAGTGGAAAACTTGCATCTTCAAGCAtcatacttttggtactgaagtacggtacctggtgcagtAGAAAAGCTCCTTACGTTACTGGTCAAACTGCCAGACAGATGTGGAGCTCATAGTCAAAGCCCAGCAAAACCACTGCAAAGGGAGCGAGTGGAATGTTttgcaattaaaaaataaaataaagggtATGAAAACAAGCTTTAGTTAGGAAGTGTCCGATGGACTGCAGTGCTGACTCCGGAGCAGTGAGCAGTGGTACTCAGCAGTCAAGCCTCCTGGACTGTATTTCCATACTTTTATCAAGAACAAAAACAAATGTCAGTTACTATGTACTAGGGTGTCAAAGATGGACAGCTCAGGTATCTGTAAACGTGCCCACTGACCATTCATCCATTCCTCTAAATGTGATTTTTATGATCTCTGCCTTTTGAATTTCGGAGAACTGGTTCTGCAGCATTCACAGCATGGGCAGGACCAGTACACACACAAGGCCCAGTCCGTCAGAATGGTATCTGAGAACTACCAGCCAAAGTACAAAGCTGGAGCATTTGCTGGTGATCGAATGTCTTTGGTGTTCCTGCAGCCTGAGAGGCTGTAGCAGGACTTTAACGccacactggcatcccttccgaATAAGGTTCTGGGAACCTCATTAACCACTGATGGTCTAACAGCCGACAATCTGTGTTTCGGATATTAGGGGGCTGTGATTGAGGCCCATTTGCAGGTTTAAGGTGTTTGGACAAAGGTGACAAACAGCTGATATATGTGAAATACTGAACGACACAGTAACCTACAGTGTTCATATTGCAGCTCTGAGATACATTCAGTTCTTCAGCTCAACAGATCCCCTGACTAGCTCTGAGCACATTGTTTGATGGAACCCTCTCGTTTGATGGAACATGTCAGGAAGGGTTTCATGCTAATGTAGCAAGGGCATGAACTTCACTTGTTTTATTACTCAAGTTGTTGCTGAGCGCTTCTTTACCTGGCTCCCGAGACCGGCGACTTCCTCCCAGGGTCGAGTGCTCCCATGGGCTCCTCACCAAGCGAGCGCGTGTCCTTGTTCAGCTGCTGGAGCCTGGAGCTCAGGTCACTGATCACAGTGGGCTTGCCGTCCTCGGGACCGGGCAGCGGCCGCGTCTCCACGGGATCCCCCCAAAGCTTGGACCTTCTCTGGAAGAGGTAGCGGGGTCGGCCGGTACCAGCGGCCGCAGCCAGTGCAGCCACGTGTTGCTGGGAGAGGAGCTCGCTATCCGAGGACTGCTTCAGTAGAGGGTCCCTGAAGGTCACAGGCCCCTTGCTGAGCTGGGACTTGAGTTTGGGCTTTGGAGGCACTGGCGGCTTGTCGAGTATAAAAGTCTGCCCGTCGGCGTAGGAGGTGTACGTGTCGGTGGGCTCACCGCTCTCTGACGACAGTGTGGACATGCTGGAGACTGTAGAGATGGTGCTCGTGGTCTCCAGATGGTGGTCGCTGGAGCTGCGGGTGTCCACCTCTTCAACCCCAGAGTCGGCAGACTCGGGCACCAGGTGGGTGTCAGAAGGCTTCCCTGAGGGTGTTCCACCAGCAGATGGGGCTGCTGCCACTGCTTGGCTTGAAGTGGAAGGTGCAGCCGGTTTTGCCAGCTGAGACACAGGGGCGTGAACCACCTTTGGCAGTAAGCCATTGGCAAACTCATCCGGTGGGGGCACCACCCCGATCTTCCGGAGCTCCTCTCGGGTCTCTTCGTCACTTGAGGTCAGCAGGGCAGGCGGGAGGGTGACAGTGTAGGGTTCCACGTCCTCCTCAGAGCTGCCTTGCGCCAGCGTTTTCTCCACAGCTGGCCCCGCTGGTGGTTGGGAGGTGGTGGTTTCTGGCATCGGTACGTGGGCCTTTCCTTCAGCTAAGGCTGGTTCAGCAGGCTCAGGAGTCACCCCTTTGGGTGATGCTGCAGGCTCTTCCAAACTGAGTCCCAGTGCTTGCCCATTGCTGGTTGCATGAAGCATGATGAGGCCAGCTGCCTTCTCCGGGGAAGGGTCCATGATACCAATCAACATGTTCTTCTTATCCTCTGGCTCCCTGTCCTCCGTCATCAAAATTTCTTTGCGCCGCATGGTGGGGGTCCCCCATTGATCTCTTGAAGGGGTCACATCCTCTGGTGTAATTTGATAACCTTCTTTAGTTCCAGGAGAATAAGGGGGTGATATTAACCCACCCTCTGCCTCCAATTGCTCTGCCTCTTTGGTCTGGGTATCAACATACAACAGTTTCTCCTGTTTAGTCCTGGGCTCTGGGCTGCTGGCAGGTGACTGGCTTTGGGATGTCAGAGCCCGCTCTCTTGCGGCCAGCGCAAGGGCGAGGGGGGAGTTGGGGTCCAGGGGCTTCCCGGTCAGGGGGTGGATGAAGGTGGTTCCGCTCTGTGATGGTCGCAAAGCGAAGATGGGGGGAGGCAGCTGGCCCAATTCCCTGCTGAGAAGCCTGTCATCCACGGACCGGGACTGCGTCAAAGACGGCTGCTCCGACACACTGCCGCTACTTTCCATGGTGCCTACAGATAGGAAGACTGTGGATTTCCTACGCTCCTCCAGCCGCTTCTCTCTGTCCTTCACGGCCCCGGCGATGGCAGCGGCAAAGGGACCCTTGGCCTGCTGGCCCTCACCAGGGGACCGGGTTCGCTcttgcagcagctgctgctggtaGTACTCGGATCGGCTTGTGTGAGGGATTCTGCCTGAAGGGGACTGGTCCCTGGCATGGGCAGACGCGAGTGCCAAAGACACTCGCTCATGTGCATCTTCGACCTGCAGCTGCTTGACCAGGGGGCTCTTCTTGCGCTGGGGCTTGGTGGGAGTGTAAAGGCCAATGCTGAATTGGCCCACGTTGGCATAGGGGTTGTCAATCACTCTCCCTTTGCGTTTGATCTTTTCGGGAGGGGTGGAGGACGGCCCAGGGCGGGGAATGTCGGTGGGTTCCACGGGGAGATGCGATGAGTCCTGCAGGATGATCATGGAGCGGGCCTTCTTCTGCCGCTCAGCGTGGGCTGAGGGCCGCGGTGGCTCATACATCTCGGCTGGGGTAACGACCTGCGACAGGCCGTGCAGCTTTGCCTCGGAACCTGGCTTAAAGCTGGAGCGACTTTGATCATGACCCcgcccggggggaggggggggacagaaAGAGGGTGGGGGGCCTGTGTCCAGGTAGTATGGAgatgggggtggcgggggggcacTTTGGGGAGGTGGAGGGATGATGCGGCTCTCTCTCAGGCTGTCCGTCATTGACGAGCTCCTTGGAAACCGATGTTCTGCGAGCAGAGCGGAGATTCTATCCTCTTCAGTCGCCCCTACAGGTTAACACAAGAACTGCATAATCACACCTCCCAGGACAGGAAATCATTACACAATTACAATTCATAAAAACGAACATGGGCCCACTGTTACAGTTACATCTCGGTTCCTAGCTTGATATTAAATAGAATCAATGAGGAAAAACATGAATCATGGAAATATATTTGCGACAAGATAAAGAGCAGATTGGGGAGTATGACTCTCATACCGAAAGACTTGGTCCTGGACATTCCTTTGGGCAGCTGAATGTGACTTTTGTCCATCTCCAGGGGAATCCCTCCATGAAGCACCATTCCCTGCCGCTCAAACAGCGACTACAGGACATACAAGTGACCAGAAGGACAAATGCGTCAACCTTGCTGAGGGACTAAACCGAAACTAGTTGTTAGGCTATCGGGGGCACTGTCTGGCTGAGCTGAGGCCAAGAGTGAGGCTGCAGTCGACCGATCCAGCATGCAGTGTGAACCCGACTTGGGTCTGGCTGAATGAAATGCCCAAATCTCTGAACAATAAAGAGGTACGGCAAGTGTTGGCCAACGCACGCTGATCTCGGCCTGCGTGATCCTCCTGCTCGTCGggcgctgtttcacagtggcagCCCTGTAGTCGGCATCGGCCACCGCTGCCCGCAGCACAGGCTCCTGGGAGGCCAGCATTTCGTCCAGCATTTCTGCACGCATTCAGAGGATGACACCAGGTCTGCATGCCGTTTGCTACCCGCATGGCCCACAATGTCTTTGCAGCGTTTTAGTATGGAAAAAAATTGTAATATTACTGAAAAAAGTGTGAAAATCATGCTGCTACCAGGGAGCGCCACCCCTACTTAAAATGCATCTTTGGGACTTTTCAACTCAGATCAACACCGTTTTAATTATCAGCAAACTTAGCAGCGCTGCCGGTTTAGGCAAGTCGCTGTGATGATTCATGAGTCTTGACGCAAACTCACCCCCTCTTCTCCTCCTTGCAGAAGCTTGCATGGAATAAACAGGGAA from Brienomyrus brachyistius isolate T26 chromosome 3, BBRACH_0.4, whole genome shotgun sequence encodes the following:
- the LOC125738236 gene encoding SH3 and multiple ankyrin repeat domains protein 3-like isoform X4, with amino-acid sequence MPLSPAAGKHEPAEQRQQEAELLLQQQLCATNGDRGDSDSSREDSVYDTIRSVADKPPAGPMDEPRGSTIVIRIGIPDLQQTKCMKFNMDAPIWSSKQRILCTLNQSLKDVLNYGLFQPAYNGKAGKFLDEERLLKEYPLPAIAPVPYLEFRYKRRVYTQSHLDDKQLARLHTKANLKKFMEHVQQRNTEKVSRMLEKGLDPNFHDPDSGECPLTMAAQLDGSAELIKVLRSGGAHVDFRTKDGITALHKAVRSKNHVALITLLDLGASPDYKDSRGLSPLYHSSMVGGDPYCCELLLHDHAQVGCLDENGWQEIHQACRYGHVQHLEHLLFYGADMSAQNASGNTALHVCALYNQDSCARVLLFRGANKEIKNYNNQTAFQVAIIAGNFDLAEIIKIHKVSDVVPFRETPTYTNRRRLVTSGLAPPHSLLRSASDNNLNVDGGRGYYSPAPSLRSLPPADAADSSLQSTASSRSSHSRSPSLRRAQDEAERLGLRRVARGRLSPSTVQREPSPPPPQPAAITGPRGPKRKLYSAVPGRTFIVVKPYTPQGEGEIQLNRGERVKVLSIGEGGFWEGSVKGRTGWFPAECVEEVQMRQYDPRLETREDRTKRLFRHYTVGSYDTFTSYSDYIIEEKNAVLQKKENEGFGFVLRGAKAETPIEEFTPTPAFPALQYLESVDVEGVAWRAGLRTGDFLIEVNGVNVVKVGHKQVVSLIRQGGSHLLMKVVSVTRKPESEEVVRKKAPPPPKRAPSTTLTLRSKSMTAELEEIASARRRRGEMLDEMLASQEPVLRAAVADADYRAATVKQRPTSRRITQAEISSLFERQGMVLHGGIPLEMDKSHIQLPKGMSRTKSFGATEEDRISALLAEHRFPRSSSMTDSLRESRIIPPPPQSAPPPPPSPYYLDTGPPPSFCPPPPPGRGHDQSRSSFKPGSEAKLHGLSQVVTPAEMYEPPRPSAHAERQKKARSMIILQDSSHLPVEPTDIPRPGPSSTPPEKIKRKGRVIDNPYANVGQFSIGLYTPTKPQRKKSPLVKQLQVEDAHERVSLALASAHARDQSPSGRIPHTSRSEYYQQQLLQERTRSPGEGQQAKGPFAAAIAGAVKDREKRLEERRKSTVFLSVGTMESSGSVSEQPSLTQSRSVDDRLLSRELGQLPPPIFALRPSQSGTTFIHPLTGKPLDPNSPLALALAARERALTSQSQSPASSPEPRTKQEKLLYVDTQTKEAEQLEAEGGLISPPYSPGTKEGYQITPEDVTPSRDQWGTPTMRRKEILMTEDREPEDKKNMLIGIMDPSPEKAAGLIMLHATSNGQALGLSLEEPAASPKGVTPEPAEPALAEGKAHVPMPETTTSQPPAGPAVEKTLAQGSSEEDVEPYTVTLPPALLTSSDEETREELRKIGVVPPPDEFANGLLPKVVHAPVSQLAKPAAPSTSSQAVAAAPSAGGTPSGKPSDTHLVPESADSGVEEVDTRSSSDHHLETTSTISTVSSMSTLSSESGEPTDTYTSYADGQTFILDKPPVPPKPKLKSQLSKGPVTFRDPLLKQSSDSELLSQQHVAALAAAAGTGRPRYLFQRRSKLWGDPVETRPLPGPEDGKPTVISDLSSRLQQLNKDTRSLGEEPMGALDPGRKSPVSGARCGKKNEERST
- the LOC125738236 gene encoding SH3 and multiple ankyrin repeat domains protein 3-like isoform X5, with translation MEHVQQRNTEKVSRMLEKGLDPNFHDPDSGECPLTMAAQLDGSAELIKVLRSGGAHVDFRTKDGITALHKAVRSKNHVALITLLDLGASPDYKDSRGLSPLYHSSMVGGDPYCCELLLHDHAQVGCLDENGWQEIHQACRYGHVQHLEHLLFYGADMSAQNASGNTALHVCALYNQDSCARVLLFRGANKEIKNYNNQTAFQVAIIAGNFDLAEIIKIHKVSDVVPFRETPTYTNRRRLVTSGLAPPHSLLRSASDNNLNVDGGRGYYSPAPSLRSLPPADAADSSLQSTASSRSSHSRSPSLRRAQDEAERLGLRRVARGRLSPSTVQREPSPPPPQPAAITGPRGPKRKLYSAVPGRTFIVVKPYTPQGEGEIQLNRGERVKVLSIGEGGFWEGSVKGRTGWFPAECVEEVQMRQYDPRLETREDRTKRLFRHYTVGSYDTFTSYSDYIIEEKNAVLQKKENEGFGFVLRGAKAETPIEEFTPTPAFPALQYLESVDVEGVAWRAGLRTGDFLIEVNGVNVVKVGHKQVVSLIRQGGSHLLMKVVSVTRKPESEEVVRKKAPPPPKRAPSTTLTLRSKSMTAELEEIASARRRRGEMLDEMLASQEPVLRAAVADADYRAATVKQRPTSRRITQAEISSLFERQGMVLHGGIPLEMDKSHIQLPKGMSRTKSFGATEEDRISALLAEHRFPRSSSMTDSLRESRIIPPPPQSAPPPPPSPYYLDTGPPPSFCPPPPPGRGHDQSRSSFKPGSEAKLHGLSQVVTPAEMYEPPRPSAHAERQKKARSMIILQDSSHLPVEPTDIPRPGPSSTPPEKIKRKGRVIDNPYANVGQFSIGLYTPTKPQRKKSPLVKQLQVEDAHERVSLALASAHARDQSPSGRIPHTSRSEYYQQQLLQERTRSPGEGQQAKGPFAAAIAGAVKDREKRLEERRKSTVFLSVGTMESSGSVSEQPSLTQSRSVDDRLLSRELGQLPPPIFALRPSQSGTTFIHPLTGKPLDPNSPLALALAARERALTSQSQSPASSPEPRTKQEKLLYVDTQTKEAEQLEAEGGLISPPYSPGTKEGYQITPEDVTPSRDQWGTPTMRRKEILMTEDREPEDKKNMLIGIMDPSPEKAAGLIMLHATSNGQALGLSLEEPAASPKGVTPEPAEPALAEGKAHVPMPETTTSQPPAGPAVEKTLAQGSSEEDVEPYTVTLPPALLTSSDEETREELRKIGVVPPPDEFANGLLPKVVHAPVSQLAKPAAPSTSSQAVAAAPSAGGTPSGKPSDTHLVPESADSGVEEVDTRSSSDHHLETTSTISTVSSMSTLSSESGEPTDTYTSYADGQTFILDKPPVPPKPKLKSQLSKGPVTFRDPLLKQSSDSELLSQQHVAALAAAAGTGRPRYLFQRRSKLWGDPVETRPLPGPEDGKPTVISDLSSRLQQLNKDTRSLGEEPMGALDPGRKSPVSGARLFSSLGELHTISQRSYGTTYTIRPGTRYPITRRTPSPGRGSSSPDRTDPLGLGRSYGLATSPTTPPTILKSSSLSIPHEPKEVRFVTRSARSRSPSPSPSPTLASPLLALRPFHQKPLHLWNKYDVGDWLESINLGEHRDRFQEHEIEGSHLPALTKDDFAELGVTRVGHRMNIERALKQLLES